A single region of the Candidatus Atribacteria bacterium ADurb.Bin276 genome encodes:
- a CDS encoding ribulose-1,5-biphosphate synthetase — protein MVTVRKRMKAQVEPYGSYDVIVCGGGPAGIAAAYSAALLGVKVVLLEQYGFLGGMATSGLPILTFHNMKGDQIIGGFAQLFVDYLKKLGGTPGHVPLQQGHMKTITPIDPEKVKIAAQELLLEQKVEILHHCLAVEPLLRNNQVKGVFFESKGGRFYLEGKIIIDCTGDADIIAKAGMDFELGDDSGNCQPMTMIFKIDGIDSQKAFQLTDEEIVVNPHPDPHSGFAPIFHITTQFKPWQKIIEKEGLFDGIADHRAWLMCLYQGEMFINTIKIIADSLDPAALSLAEISARREAHQIFKFLKQHIPGFENAHLSLTPVKIGIRESRRIIGDYSLNKEDILLGKKYQDTIAWCGYPIDVHKQDRIDSYFQYVEDQGEYGIPFRCLIPRELENILVAGRSISATHEAMASFRVMAPCMAIGQAAGVASALTVQEGSSSLRKIPVDVLQRTLKEQGAIL, from the coding sequence ATGGTTACGGTTCGGAAAAGAATGAAAGCCCAAGTTGAACCTTATGGATCTTATGATGTTATTGTCTGTGGTGGTGGTCCTGCAGGTATTGCTGCTGCATACTCTGCTGCGCTCTTAGGGGTAAAGGTTGTTCTTTTGGAGCAATATGGATTTTTAGGAGGAATGGCGACTTCTGGTCTACCGATATTGACTTTCCATAATATGAAAGGCGATCAAATCATTGGTGGATTTGCCCAGTTGTTCGTCGATTACCTAAAAAAACTGGGAGGTACGCCAGGGCATGTTCCGCTCCAACAGGGACATATGAAAACCATTACCCCTATTGATCCGGAAAAAGTGAAAATTGCAGCCCAGGAACTTCTTTTGGAGCAAAAGGTTGAGATTCTTCACCATTGCTTGGCTGTAGAGCCTTTGCTGAGGAATAACCAGGTCAAAGGAGTTTTTTTTGAGAGCAAGGGTGGTCGTTTTTATTTAGAGGGGAAAATTATTATCGATTGTACTGGGGACGCTGATATTATTGCAAAAGCCGGAATGGATTTTGAATTGGGAGATGATTCGGGGAATTGTCAACCAATGACGATGATTTTTAAAATAGATGGCATCGACAGTCAAAAAGCTTTTCAATTAACCGACGAGGAGATTGTAGTTAATCCTCATCCCGATCCTCATTCCGGTTTTGCCCCTATTTTTCATATCACAACTCAATTTAAACCCTGGCAAAAAATAATTGAAAAAGAAGGCCTCTTCGACGGAATTGCCGACCATCGTGCCTGGTTGATGTGCCTATATCAAGGAGAAATGTTTATCAACACCATAAAAATCATCGCTGATTCACTTGACCCTGCTGCCCTCTCATTGGCTGAAATATCGGCACGGCGTGAAGCTCATCAAATCTTTAAATTTCTAAAACAACATATTCCTGGTTTCGAAAATGCTCATCTCTCTTTAACTCCAGTGAAAATAGGGATTCGAGAATCACGGCGGATAATTGGAGATTATTCTTTAAATAAAGAAGATATCTTATTAGGCAAAAAATACCAAGACACCATCGCCTGGTGTGGCTATCCTATCGATGTTCACAAGCAGGATCGGATCGATTCCTATTTTCAATATGTCGAGGATCAAGGTGAATACGGTATTCCCTTCCGTTGTTTAATACCTCGGGAGCTGGAAAATATTCTGGTTGCTGGCCGCTCCATATCGGCAACTCATGAAGCCATGGCATCCTTCCGGGTGATGGCACCTTGTATGGCAATCGGTCAAGCAGCGGGAGTAGCAAGCGCTTTAACTGTTCAAGAAGGGTCTTCTTCTCTTCGGAAGATTCCGGTAGATGTTTTACAGAGAACTTTAAAAGAACAAGGGGCAATTTTATAA